The bacterium genome contains the following window.
GAATGTCTTACCTGATATTTATCTCTTTTAGTGAAACTAAGGAACTAATTGCACAGCTTCATCCGTTTATATAAGTGTAAAACATACAAATGATTAAGCCTGCAAACAAAAGAAATCGATAGGGTAACAGCAAGGCTTGTCTAGTAATTCTAATGTAGTCTCATAAAGTCATCAAAATTTGGCAAAGCCTTCTTTCGAGGCAGAGCGTGCTATTAAACTAAAATTAAGGACATTTAAATAAGCTCTTTCTTCAATCACGAAAAGTCAGTTCAATATCCTCTTGATTGCCCAAGTAAAAAACCCACTTTACTTGGGCTTTTTTTTGAGTCTTAATCAGCGACGTGAAAAACGAGTTTCCCGCAGTTCCCTGAACGGATTAGCTCCATTCCCTCAGCAAATTCAGTGTAATGCAGTGTATGAGTGATGACAGGGGCAACGTTAAGCTTTCCACTGGACAATAGTTCGTGCATCTGATCCCAGGTTTCATAGAGTTTGCGTCCGACTGTCCCTTGTATTAAAAGTCCTTTGAAGATAATCTCGTTCAGGTTCACTTCGATTTCACTCTTAGGATAGATGCCGAATAAACTGAGGCGGCCACCACTCCGGACGAGATTAATGGCTTGATTAAGTGATGAAGGATGGCCTGACATCTCAAGGACCACATCCACTCCAATCCCACCGGTATATTCCAACACTGTTTTCTCGATATTATCGTTCTTAGGATTCAGGAGCACATTTGCGCCCATTGCTTCTGCCAGGTTCAAACGATACGGACTTACTTCAACAGCGATTGTTTGCTTTGCTCCCATCGCTTTGCAAACAGCGATTGCGAACAATCCAATCGGCCCGCAACC
Protein-coding sequences here:
- the tdh gene encoding L-threonine 3-dehydrogenase; this translates as MQAIAKVERAPGAQLIEVNSPEIKPGHVRVKVLRTSVCGTDFHIFNWDEWSQGRIHPPRILGHEMCGIITEVGEGVSERKVGDYVASESHIVCGKCVQCLAGQGHVCKNTLILGVDVDGVFAPDIVIPEANARLTDTSVSPEIASIQDPLGNAIHAALATPLEGRTVLVMGCGPIGLFAIAVCKAMGAKQTIAVEVSPYRLNLAEAMGANVLLNPKNDNIEKTVLEYTGGIGVDVVLEMSGHPSSLNQAINLVRSGGRLSLFGIYPKSEIEVNLNEIIFKGLLIQGTVGRKLYETWDQMHELLSSGKLNVAPVITHTLHYTEFAEGMELIRSGNCGKLVFHVAD